DNA from Daucus carota subsp. sativus chromosome 1, DH1 v3.0, whole genome shotgun sequence:
TCTTGTAGTGacaaaatgattaaaaaaagaaaaagagccgtctatttaattttttctataaattCTTGTAGTTCTACAGGAGGTTTTGCTTAAAGTTCTTGGATACCTGTTATTTAGCAATGGCCTGGTTCTTAAGAAACAATACTAATGTTTCTTTCACTCCAATATGTAAAGGCGGGATAATTTAATTAGTATTTCTACGTTGTAGGGGCAAGGATGTGAGCCAGGAGAATTTGAACCAAGGTTATACCTATATCTTCGAGTCGACCTTTGACAGCACAGAAGATATTGCAGAATATGTAGCTCATCCTGCTCATGTCGAATATGCAAATAAATTACTCCCTAAATTGGAGAAAGTGATCATCGTCGATTACAAACCTGTTGCTGTTCATCCCTGAGCTGAATGCAGAACAGAAATCAATTATCTTTCCACTCCTgttcttgtattttcatttatgtGTGAACCAGACTGTTTGCCTCAGCAACTTAATAAGCTGCAGCTGGATTAAATAATGCACTTTGTGGCTCATTTGCTTTACCCCATCTACTATGcagattatgtttttattttactcatGAATCTTGATCTCTTAAAATTTCTTacaaagtatatatatttctagTTATTTGAATGGTCTTAAAAACAATTATGCTAAGCTGGCCGGATAAGAATTAACAGTTGTTGCTAGGTCAGGTGACCAGTGACATATTCATATTACTTTTCTGTTATTAAAAGGTGCGAGTTACCGATAACTTCCAGAGTGAGTCCTGATCAGATAGTATCACTCTCACTTTGCTCGAATCGAGTCAAATTTGATGAACATCAACTTACTGCCATACTTGGACATTCGAATGTGAACAAAGCCTTAAAAAATCATTTAACATGAAAACAGAAATCAAAAAATCTCTGATTaatctttcaaatattattttaacgaTTTATAGATTACACTCCGATTTGACAAAAAATTCccgatttatcaaaaaaaaaactctgataaatcttaaatcctaaattatcaaattaaccaattaattccGATTTCTACGATCATAGAAAAACCCTGTTTTACTTGATGATCGAAGACTGCTTCACATAAATTAAGGATAAAAAGAGAGGgaataaaaaaagttaaaaccaATTTCCGATACAACTTTCTAAAACCAGGAACACGCAGATATTATTATTTCTCTCAAGTTTATTAGCAGCAGGGTCATACAAAATGGTGTTATTTCATGGATGGAACACCCATTTTCCTAAAATATATGGGTTCACCCATATATTTGAGTCGACCTTCGACAGCACAGAAGGCATTGCAGCATATGTTGCTCATTCTGACCACGTTGCGCACTACAAGAATTTCCAGTACTACCGACATAAATTACCAACAAAAACTAATCCGTTGACTGTTACTAACGAATTACCAATGGAATGGAATATTTTGTTGGCGAAATAGGCGGGAAAAGTGCCCGCCAAAACTTACCAACGGAAATGCTAAAGGATTTTCTATCGGAACGTGACCTACAAAATAGTAATGGAATAGCAACCGATTAGTAACGAATTACCAAGTACCAACGACCTAGTAATGGTtacaacaaattttaaaaacgcgcgtttgcaaataattttttcctaaatTGGAGAAAGTAATCACTGTGGATTACAAACCAACTGCTGTTTTTCTTTGAGCGTGCTGAATTCATACACAAGCATGAAAGCACAACAGCTGCAGTGAGTGTATGGCACTCACCATGTGTTACCACATCTGTACATCTGCGATTCCTTACTTATTTGGCAAACAAAAACTGTCTCAATGCACGGCATCTCCAATAGGGGGCTAACTAAAGTTGCTTAAAATAAcaaatctttaaaaatattactattttattttctctctctttgggcaacttttacataaaaatttgcTCCAATGGTTGGCACCCAAAGTTGCCACATATTTGTACAAGTATAATTATAACAAGATATGAAACTAAATGACTTTAGGGTGATTTATacacttttttctattttaggaGGGTACCAAAAGCTGGCAACTTTGCTTGGCACTCCTTCCACTCCAATGGAGAGCCAACAAGAGTGCCATGCCACATCATGACACATGGCACTTTAGCACTCTTTTTGACACCCTCATTGGAGTTGCTCATAACCAACAAGGTCAGCCCACTTGTAGGGTTGCAGTCCTGGTCCAGGGAGCCTGGCAAAGAATTAGATTGCCTGGAATTCGATATTTGTTGGAAGCCGTTCTATCCATTCACGATGACTATTTTTTCGCGCTTAATAAATGCAAAAAGTATGTTACAACATATGTTGATATATAACGCTAAATTATATAATGTAATTTAGTCTTCAGAGAATTTTCTCTCTCTCATTACAtacaaagttcaaaaaaaattggagacaTATATTAGAGATTTTCATGAAGCCCAAAAATGAGATTGAGTGAGGAGGAACATTAGAATACAATATGACTGGGGTAAACCCTCCTCCTAACATCTGAGGTTTTGGAGAACCGGTCACTTAACATACAAAACGAATATAAAAGAATGACATGGGAGGTTTTCAGGTATAAATAAGAGAGGGTGGTTTCATCAGATAACAAGCAAGTCCAAAGGAAGATGGAAAACCAAAGTACAGAGGAGAAAAAGGGTGGGAAATGTGGAGGAGATTATAAACACTTGGTGCTAGGAAAGTTTACACAAGAAACAACTCAACAAGAGATTGATGATCTCATCAAGGGTTTTGCCAATCTCGTCTCTCTCGTCCCTCCCATGATATCATTTCGCTGGTACATTATTACACACCATCTCTTCTTAGTTCTTTCCCTTCATTTTACTGTTTTTTATGACCACCGCGATTATATTAAGCACAATGTGAAGTACATTATCTATAATTTCTCAGAGTTTATTTTATCTTGAAGCTGAAATCTCTCGTATTCGTTCTTGTAGTTaccaaatgataaaaaaaaaaaaaaaatctataaattctTGTAGTTCTACAGGAGGTTCTGCTGAAAGTTCTTGGATACCTATTATTTAGCAATGGCCTGGTTTTTAAGAAACAATTCTAATGTTTCTTTCGCTCCAATATGTAAAGGCGAGATAATTTAATTAGTATTTCTACATTGTAGGGGCAAGGATGTGAGCCAGGAGAATTTGAACCAAGGTTATACCCATATTTTCGAGTCGACCTTTGACAGCACAGAAGATATTGCAGAATATCTGGCTCATCCTGCTCATGTCGAATATGCAAATAAATTACTCCCTAAATTGGAGAAAGTCCTCGTCGTCGATTACAAACCCGTTGCTGTTCATCCCTCAGCTGAATGCAGGACAGAAattgattattatttcactcctgttcttgtattttcatttatgtGTGAACCAGACTGTTTGCCTCAGCAACTTAATAAGCTGCAGCTGGATTGAATAATGCACTTTGTGGCTCACTTGCTTTACCCCATCTACTATGcagattatgtttttattttactcatGAATCTTGATCTCTTAAAATTTCTTACAAAGAATATATAGTTCTAGTTATTTGAATGATCCTAAAAACAATTATGCTAAGCTGGCCGGATAAGAATTACCAGTCGTTGCTAGGTCAGGTGACCAGTGACATATTCATATTACTTTTCTCGGTTATTAAAAGGTGCGAGTTACAGATAACTTCCTGAGTGAGTCCTGATCAGATGGTATCACTCTCACTTTGCTCGAATCGAGTTAAATTTGATGAACATCAACTTACTGCCATACTTGGACATTCGAATGTGAACAAAGACTTAAAAAATCATTTAACAGAAAAATGGAAATCGAAAAATCTTTGAttaatctttcaaatatattttaacgaTTTATAGATCACACTCCGATTTGACTAAAACTTCATGATTTATCGAAAAAATCTCTGATAAATCTTAAATCTTATtagattaatcaattaattccgATTTCTGATTTCTACGATCATAGAAAAACCCTGTTTTGCTTGATGATCGAAGACTGCTTCACATAAATTAAGGATAAAAAGAGAGggaataaaaaaagtaaaaaccaATTTCCGATACAACTCTCTAAAACCAGGAACACGCAGATATATTATTTCTCTCAATTTTATTAGCAGCAGGGTCATACAAAATCAAGATCCTGAGAAGTGAGACGTGACTTATCTGACTGACATGAAGAAAAAAGGTGTGACCTTGGTGCCAATCTCAGAGCTAAAATCATACAACTCAATAGCATCAAGAAAATCATCAAGAGTGAAAGAAACACCATCCATGGGGTGACTATGACACCTCTGATAcgcatttaaaatcaaaaaaaaaaaaaaaacatttcttTAAGTTTTAATCTTTCTCTTGTCTGGGCATTACTTGTGATTGCCACTGCTGCTGCTGCTACAACAACAAGTGTTCTTGAACTATACTTACAAGCGTTATTTTGTGTAATAACTTTAACTTTTCTGGAGAGATGTGAAATTTGGAGAGATGGGTTTTTTAGACCCCCAATTTGGTGGGCTAGAGAAGCCATTGATGTGGTGTTTGGATTGTTTCTGATCATTTCTTTGATGAATATGTGTTATGCTAgagattttgttttaattggttatatatcaCTGGTTATAAATTCGGAAATCAATTTTAAGTATATGTATTGTGAGTACTTTCTTTAATAATTAAACGCACTCATGACAAGGTTTGAACCTGAACATCTCGTGGAGCGAGAGATATACCGTTGAATCAAAAAACGTTAGCCTCAAAGATTTGAGGTTAGTTTGAGGAAAAAAAATGCATGGCAGCAGTGCTGTAACAAATAAAGTATGGAAACATGGCCTGTAAGTTGTGACATACAGGCAGTATAAGTGTATAAATAAGAGAACCTGGTTGCATCAGAAATAACAAAACTAACATGGCGCACACTGAACACTTCATATAGAACAGAGGGAGAAAAAGGAAGAACCGAAGAAAAACAAGAGGAAATAGAGGGTGGGAAATGTCGAGGAGACTATAAGCACTTGTTGCTTGCGAAATTCAGACAAGACATAATTTAACAAGAGATAGATGATCTTATTAGGGTTTATGCTAGTCTGTTTTTTTCGTCCCTTCCCTCAGATCTTTTCGTTGGTAAATTAAGGCACTCTCCTCCTTTTTTCGCATTTTTATCTCATGAAGATACAATTAGTATGTGTTGTTAGATCATAATAAGTTGTTATCCATACTGTCACTGTGTGACTCGTATATGTAGAAGGCGGATAACAAGAATCTGCATTTTTATGTTGCAGGGGCGTTGATGTGAGCAGGGAGAAGTTGAACCAAGGGTTCACCCATATATTTGAGTCGAGCTTCGAAAGCACAGAAGGCATTGCAGCATGTGTAGCTCATCCTGACCACGTCGCGTTTGCAAATAATTTCTTCCTAAATTGGAGAAAGTAATCATTGTGGATTACAAACCAACTGCTGTTTTTCTTTGAGCGTGCTGAATTAATACACAAGCATGAAAGCACAACAGCTGCAGTATGAGTGTCTGGCACTCACCATGTGTTACCACATCTGTACATCTGCCATTCCTTCCTTATTTGGAAAACAAAAACTGTCACAGTGCACCCTAAAACTTGATGAATAACCAACATGGTCGGCCCACTTGTAGGGTTGCTGTCCTGGTCCAGGGAGCTTGGCAAAGAATTAGATTGCTCTGGAATTTGATATTTGTTGGAAGCCGTTCTATCCATTCACGATGACTATTTTTTCgtgcataataaataaaaaatatatattacaacatATGctgatatataataatttagtcTCCAGAAAATTTTCCCTCTCATTACGtacaaagttcaaaaaaaattgtagacATATTAGAGATTTTCCTAAAGCCCAAAAATGGACTTTCGAGTGAGGAGGAACGTTAGAGTACAATATGACCCTGATAATCCtcctcctcctaacaccttgaggttttaggaaaacttgtcaCTTAACATAGAAAAAGGATATAAAAGAATGACCTGGGAGGTTTTCAACTATAAATAAGAGAGGGTGGTTTCATCAGATAACAAGCAAGTCCAAAGGAAGATGGAAAACCAAAGTACAGAGGAGAAAAAGGGTGGGAAATGTGGAGGAGATTATAAACACTTGGTGCTAGGAAAGTTTACACAAGAAACGACTCAACAAGAGATAGATGATCTCATCAAGGGTTATGCCAATCTCGTCTCTCTCGTCCCTCCCATGATATCATTTCGCTGGCACTTTACACACCATCTCTTCTTACTTCTTTCCCTTCATTCTACTGTTTTTTATGACCATCACGATCATAGCAAGTGATGAGAAGATTATTGGAGTTCCATCTTATTAAGCACAATGTGAAGTACATTATCTATAATTTCTCAGACTTTATTTTATCTTGAAGCTGAAATCTCTCGTATTTTCTATAAATTCTTGTAGTTCTACAGGAGGTTTTGCTGAAAGTTCTTGGATACCTATTATATAGCAATGGCCTGGTTTCTAAACAATTCTAATGTTTCTTTCACTCCAATATGTAAAGGCAAGAAAATTTAATTAGTATTTCTACATTGTAGGGGCAAGGATGTGAGCCAGGAGAATTTGAACCAAGGTTATACCCATATCTTCGAGTCGACCTTTGACAGCACAGAAGATATTGCAGAATATGTAGCTCATCCTGCTCATGTCGAATATGCAAATAAATTACTCCCTAAATTGGAGAAAGTGATCATCGTCGATTACAAACCCGTTGCTGTTCATCCCTGAGCTGAATGCAGGACAGAAATCAATTATCTTTCCACTCCCgttcttgtattttcatttatgtGTGAACCAGACTGTTTGCCCTAGCAACTTAATAAGCTGCAGCTGGATTGAATAATGCACTTTGTGGCTCACTTGTTTTAACCCATCTACTATGcagattatgtttttattttactGATGAATCTTGATCTCTTATAATTTCTtacaaagtatatatatatatttctagttATTTCAATGATCTTAAAAACAATTATGCTAAGCTGGCCGGATAAGAATTAACAGTTGTTGCTAGGTCAGGTGACCATGACATATTCATATTACTTTTCTCGGTTATTAAAAGGTGCGAGTTACCGATAACATCCTGAGTCCTGATGATCAGATGGTATCACTCTCGCTCCGCTTGAATCGGGTTAAATTTGATGAACATCCAACTTACTTCCATACTTGGACATTTGAATGTGAACGAAGTTTTAAGAAATCATTTCACAGAAAAACTGTGTTTCAAAAATTCCCGATTTACTGAAAAATCTCTGGTTAAtccttcaaatatattttaacagtTTATCGATTACACTCCGATTTGACTGAAAATTCCTAATTTATCGAAAAAGTCTCCGATGAATCCTAAATCCTAAATTATtagattaatcaattaatttcgTCTACGACCATAGAAAAACCCTGTTTTACTTGATGATGGAAGACTGCTTCACATAATTTAAGGATAAAAAGAgaggaaataaaaaaaagttaaaaccaATTTCTGTTACAACTTTCTAAAACCAGGACCACGCAGATATATTATTTCTCTCAAGTTTATTAGCACCAGGGTCATACAAAATTGTGTTATTTCATGGATGGAACACCCATTTTCCTAAAATTGACTGCAAACTATAGTAGAACGGTTTCTTGGTTTCCTGGGCAGCCTTGAGACTCAAGTCAACAGCTGGTTTTACAAATGAAGTGATGAACTCAAAGtccttggccttctttaataatGTATATGGTGTATTAACTTTAGGAAAGTCAGCAATGCACTCACTAGAATCCTCAATCGCATATGCAGCTAGATCTTCGATACTTTCGTATTTCTTCTGCTCCAGATACCTTTTGCTAGCGTCAAGTCTTTCGAGGGCCTCTGAGTAATGCTTAGAACACTGAAGGTAGCGGATTCTGTATGCCTGATCTGATTCATTCTTGGCATGGAAATTCAGCCAATGTAAGAGCCTTTTGCATCTTGAATCTGCCAAGTCGATTGTTATCTCAGCCAGTTGCTTGTAATCTGCAGTTGAGCTACGAGGATCGGACTTGTAAAACTCATAGCACCTTGGTTGGTTCTGTTGTTCTGTGgtgttacaaatatttttaacacGATCAGAAACTTCGGTCTGCAAATTTATCTCAGCAAGACTTGTGGATAAAGATACAAAAACAACAGAAACAAATAAGATGCAGCTAATAGAGCAGGAGGCCATTGTTGTTCTTAACTTCTATGGGCTCTGTTGTAGTGTTGTGTACTGGAAATGCTTATTTATACATAGTGATGCGGTCTTAAAGTGCAGAGAGAAGGTTACAAAAAGTAATGCAGGAAAAgagttataaaattaaataattaagtaatgCGATTAAAGACAGAAAAATTAAGAAGAATTAAAGCCTAACAAATGTTGTTAAGAAGAATAACACTAACAGAAACTGACCTTTCAGAAGAATTAAACTTGTAGGAAAGTAATTTATTGAGAACGAATTTAAAATGCAATTGTTTCACAATTGTAATTAAGAAATGGAACCAAACTGCATTATACATCAACAGGAGATACAAATCTGCTGCTGTTATTAAGCATTTCACATACACTAAGATACAGCAGACCTAATATAATTTCAATTAGAAGAGAAAATATAGAACTTTATAGCTCAATTAGTATACTCCATGCTTACACAATCACAGTGCATGCTGCTTGGCTATGTTATTCCAAAATTTGCAACACATTATGGTATGAAAAGTGTGTACCCGGTCCCTAAATGTGAATGGCCTTATCATAAGTGGCCATGGCAGCCTCCTTCAAGGCCTCGGCCATTGTTGGATGTGCATGACATGTGCGTGCAATATCCTCACTTGATGCACCATACTGCATAGCCAGCACGGCCTCGTGAATAAGCTCCCCAGCATTTGGTGCCATGATGTGCACACCTAATACCTTATCCGTCTCCTTCTCAGCAATTATCTTGACCAGTCCTTCTGCATCGTCAATAGTCTTGGCCCTGCTGTTTGCTAGCATGGGAAATTTTCCGACGACATATTTAATCCCTGATGCCTTAACCTGCTCTTCGGTCTTCCCAACAGATGCCACCTCAGGGTGCGTATAAACTACACCAGGAACCAGATCATAGTCCACATGACCTACTTTTCCTGCAAGGAATTCTGCACATGCAACCCCATCTTCTTCTGCCTTGTGAGCCAACATTGGTCCAGGGATAACATCTCCAATCGCATATACTCCTGGCACGTTGGTAGCAAATCGCTCATTAACTGGGATCCGACCCATTTTGTCAGTTTCAACTCCTATCTTGTCTAACCCAAGCTCACTAGTAAATGGAGTTCTTCCAGCAGAAATCAGAACAACATCAGCTTCAAGAATGCTTTGGTCACCACCAGCTGCTGGTTCAAGGGTCAATTTAACACCATCGCTGGAAGTGTCCACAGACACCACTTTAGTTGTCAGCATAAATTTCATCTTTTGCTTCTCAAGGGTACGTTTGAATTGCTTACGCACTTCACCATCCATTGTTGGAACAATATCTGGTGCAAATTCCACAACAGTAACTTCTGAGCCAAGACGGGCCCACACTGAACCCATTTCAAGACCAATATATCCACCTCCGATTACTACAAGTTTCTTAGGGATTTCGGATAAGGATAGAGCTCCCGTTGATGAAACAATTCTCTTTTCATCAATTGCGACACCAGGTAGACTCTTGATATCCGAACCGGTAGCAATTATTATATTCTTGCCTTTCACCACAGTGGTGCCCCCTTCAATAGTGTCCACAGATATCTCGGTCGGGGAGATAAACTTGCCATATCCCTTAACATAGTTCaccttgttttttttaaatagaccCTCAACACCTTTTGTTAGGCCAGATACTGCTTTATCTTTCTGAGCCATCATTGCCGGCAGATCAACTTCAACTGCAGAGAACTTCACACCATGGTTGGCAAATGTATGTTTCGCTTCATGATACATGTGCGAGGATTGAAGAAGtgcctgatgaataacatgatATTTGTTAGAGATGCAGAAGATCAAATTGGTTTGGCTGTGATATCTCATTAATATATTGGGTTGGgttgtggggggggggggggggggtgaggTTGTGTAGATGCACGCATGCCTGCAGTTAATTTAAAATGCTCGTAGATCTCTAATTTGATGGCGCATATTATGTGACAAAAATCATGAGTGTCGTCCATTTTACAAATACAAGAAGACTCAATTACATCACAGAAAGAATACCATAAGCTCTTTTGCAAAGACTCCACAGGGGAAAAATCATTATAAAAGAAAAGCTTAAAGTATATTACAGTATGAATTTGGAAGCTAATGTCATAGAGTAATGGAGTACAACCAGAGTTGGAGTATCAAAATAAACAAACATAACAGGTACAACAAAACGACATATGTTTTCTTTATCTCAACCCTGTTTCAACCTCTTTTCTTTCTCCCACAGAAACATAACTACAGCCTGACATTTCTCATTCTTTATCCACCATATACAAATCTACAAACAACCACAGAAGCACTCCAATCCTGTTCCCTTCTCCTCACAGCCACCATCATAAAATTAGCCACACAAAAAGTTTTTGCCACCGAGTACTTAGTTTAGAACAGGGAAAAGGAAAAcaaagaagatgatgaagatgtaAATGTGCATTCAATTTGAGTAACATAGGTCCGGGGGGCTGGTtcattgattttgtttcaatcaAGTCTGCATTATATCTCTCATCAAATTCAGTCTTTTGCAATCATTTTTATGCTTTTGTTGATCGTCTTTAATATGTTAGTAACCCTGTCCTCTATTCATCTTTAAAATAGACGAGGTGGACTTGTGATATTAAAGTTGCCTTCATCTATAATAAGAACACCTCAATTCAAACAGGTAGGTGCTTACATACAGCAAAGTACTTATCCCTCCAGTTCATCGAGTGAATCGGTCTTAATTGTGTGCAATTTAAGGTGTACCGATCACCTATGCTAATCGTCGAATCTCAACAACAAGAAAGGAGGTTCGGAAATTGGAAGCTAAAGCAACTTGGCTAAACAAAACTAAAACCATGTCAAGCATATAATTCATTCAGTATATTAAAATCGAGGCAATCAGGAACAAAGAAGAAACTTCAATTATACACTTGTAATTCAGAAACAAGTTGATCACACAGACAATAGAGCTATACAACATAATAATTAAACTCAATCAAAATAACAAATAAGTGACATCACATAAATCAAattaagataaaaataaataaaaataataatagtattaGTTGATACCTTGGAAGGGATACAGCCGACGTTCAGACAAGTACCCCCGAGAGCTCCACGCTTCTCGATACAAGTTGTCTTAAGCCCTAGCTGAGCAGCTTTGATAGCCGCCACATAGCCGCCGGGGCCGCCGCCAATGACAACGACGTCGTTTTCATCAGCAGAGGAAGCGAAGGTTCTAGAAAGAGCGTTGAGAGAAATGGAATATCTGGAAACAAGGGCTGTTATGTTTCTTTTAGCAATACTAGCCATCGCCATCTTGAATTAGTttg
Protein-coding regions in this window:
- the LOC108204333 gene encoding stress-response A/B barrel domain-containing protein HS1-like, which encodes MENQSTEEKKGGKCGGDYKHLVLGKFTQETTQQEIDDLIKGYANLVSLVPPMISFRWGKDVSQENLNQGYTYIFESTFDSTEDIAEYVAHPAHVEYANKLLPKLEKVIIVDYKPVAVHP
- the LOC108205046 gene encoding dihydrolipoyl dehydrogenase, mitochondrial, translating into MAMASIAKRNITALVSRYSISLNALSRTFASSADENDVVVIGGGPGGYVAAIKAAQLGLKTTCIEKRGALGGTCLNVGCIPSKALLQSSHMYHEAKHTFANHGVKFSAVEVDLPAMMAQKDKAVSGLTKGVEGLFKKNKVNYVKGYGKFISPTEISVDTIEGGTTVVKGKNIIIATGSDIKSLPGVAIDEKRIVSSTGALSLSEIPKKLVVIGGGYIGLEMGSVWARLGSEVTVVEFAPDIVPTMDGEVRKQFKRTLEKQKMKFMLTTKVVSVDTSSDGVKLTLEPAAGGDQSILEADVVLISAGRTPFTSELGLDKIGVETDKMGRIPVNERFATNVPGVYAIGDVIPGPMLAHKAEEDGVACAEFLAGKVGHVDYDLVPGVVYTHPEVASVGKTEEQVKASGIKYVVGKFPMLANSRAKTIDDAEGLVKIIAEKETDKVLGVHIMAPNAGELIHEAVLAMQYGASSEDIARTCHAHPTMAEALKEAAMATYDKAIHI